In Sceloporus undulatus isolate JIND9_A2432 ecotype Alabama chromosome 7, SceUnd_v1.1, whole genome shotgun sequence, one DNA window encodes the following:
- the ABCA2 gene encoding ATP-binding cassette sub-family A member 2 isoform X2, protein MGFLHQLYLLLWKNVTLKRRSPGVLAFEIFIPLVLFFILLGLRQKKPTIPVKEAFYTASPLTSAGILPVMQSLCPDGQRDEFGFLQYSNSKVTQLLERLNEVVEKSNLFDPDHAGLEEELESLRRRLESLGSNEPTAMETHFSNRAAPGFTLDSAAKDKMDFHQFLTQNLSLSNETAELLTGSRVNLKEVYRLFFGTSPGSLDAFQEPWDRFNAAEKLLHLEEGLLGSLRNTEDGLVRQALRYPQEGSHKKALIHLLSQAFGLPSPAAETTSPYGPQAFVKDMENILFTPAVLESLTCHPGQLKRLLMVPERQHPLLRAYQAAVCNRSVSLRKDYFGQLAAELKEQLDAPKIINQLKLNEVNGTVARSRLHALLEDLMEMQNVLKEVDILSALAKLLPKGACAAKMAPSVSNATSPTGGNFTSGTNSSLEDGKGEGETPTEDPQGQCSAFVQLWAGLQPILCGNNRTIEPEALKQGNMSSLGFTSKEQRNLGLLVHLMTSNPKILYSPIGTEVDKVILKANETFAFVGNVTRYAQVWLNVSAEIRGFLEEGKLQQRIRWLRQIAADLQKHPEILNVSDSDLLNNFMESNFSLPNTSTLLSQLDTIDNAACGWIQFMSKVSVDIFKGFLDEESIVNYTLNQAYQDNVTVFASVIFQTNKDGTLPPHVMYKIRQNSSFTEKTNEIRRAYWRPGPNTGGRFYFLYGFVWIQDMMERAIINTFVGHDVVEPGNYVQMFPYPCYTRDDFLFVIEHMMPLCMVISWVYSVAMMIQHIVAEKEHRLKEVMKMMGLNNAVHWVAWFITGFVQLSISVTALTAILKYGKVLMHSDVFIIWLFLAIYAVATIMFCFLISVLYSKAKLASACGGIIYFLSYVPYMYVAIREEVAHDKITAFEKCIASLMSTTAFGLGSKYFALYEVAGVGIQWHTFSQSPVEGDDFNLLLSMMMLIIDAVVYGVLTWYIEAVHPGMYGLPRPWYFPLQKSYWLGNGRIETWEWTWPWSRTTRLSIMEEDQACAMENRRLEETRGIEEEPTHLPLVVCVDKLTKIYKTDKKMALNKLSLNLYENQVVSFLGHNGAGKTTTMSILTGLFPPTSGSATIYGYDIRTEMDEIRKNLGMCPQHNVLFDKLTVEEHLWFYSQLKGMAEEEIRKEMDKMIEDLELTHKCHSLVQTLSGGMKRKLSVAIAFVGGSRAVILDEPTAGVDPYARRAIWDIILKYKQGRTILLSTHHMDEADLLGDRIAIISHGKLKCCGSPLFLKGTYGDGYKLTVVKKQSDSRMNTDSGQTHSPQGQSSISPCSEVRVTQFIKKYVASCLLISNTNTELSYILPSEAVKKGCFERLFQHLEHSLDDLELTSFGLMDTTLEEVFLKVSEEDQSLENSDVDVKESKKDALPLPDPQLGPKPEANGKLLLGSEMLEKPEADRGNLVTCSQLSQSQTSLRSSSSAGSVRGDEGGAYSEFYGDYSPLFDNLQDPDNISLQDQEADLEEEQTLVGQGSFKLEGSWLKLRQFHGLIVKRFHCAKRNTKALFSQILLPAFFVCVAMTVALSVPEIGDLPPLTLSPSQYHNYTQPKGNFIPYANEERHEYRMKLSPDASPQQLVGTFHLPSGVGATCVLKTAFNSTLDQLVQSLNLNSNESKMLAAKYFDAMCVDSFTQGLPLSNFVPPPPSPAPSDYPFSLDEDLLRAWNSTPYPSAIKGTVTSAPSLPSIVHEPIKCTCSMQGTGFSCPSGVGGHPPQMKVVTGDILVDITGRNVSEYLLYTSDRFRLHRYGAVTFGNIQKAIPASFGVKAPPMVRKIAVRRTAQVYYNNKGYHSMPTYLNTLNNAILRANLPKSRGNPAAYGITLTNHPMNKTSASLSLDYLLQGTDVVIAIFIIVAMSFVPASFVVFLVAEKSTKAKHLQFVSGCDPVIYWLANYVWDMLNYLVPATCCIIILFVFDLPAYTSPTNFPAVLSLFLLYGWSITPIMYPASFWFEVPSSAYVFLIVINLFIGITATVATFLLQLFEHDKDLKVVNSYLKSCFLIFPNYNLGHGLMEMAYNEYINEYYAKIGQFDKMKSPFEWDIVTRGLVAMTIEGFVGFFITIMCQYNFLRKPQRLPVSTKPIEDDIDVANERQRVLRGDADNDMLKIENLTKVYKSRKIGRILAVDRLCVGVRPGECFGLLGVNGAGKTTTFKMLTGDESTTGGEAFINGHSILKDLLQVQQSLGYCPQFDALFDELTAQEHLELYTRLRGIPWKDEERVVKWALKKLELSKYANKPASTYSGGNKRKLSTAIALIGYPAFIFLDEPTTGMDPKARRFLWNLILDIIKTGRSVVLTSHSMEECEALCTRLAIMVNGRLKCLGSIQHLKNRFGDGYMITVRTKSSLNVKEVVRFFNRNFPEAILKERHHTKVQYQLKSEQISLAQVFSKMEQVVDILGIEDYSVSQTTLDNVFVNFAKKQSDNLEQQEASSPACSMESPLQRLLSLLRPRAAPTELRSLVVEEPEDLETDDEGLISFEEERAQLSFNTDTLC, encoded by the exons CTTTCTACACAGCCTCGCCGCTCACCTCCGCCGGGATCCTGCCGGTGATGCAGTCTCTGTGTCCCGACGGACAGCGAGACGAATTCGGGTTCTTGCAGTACTCCAACTCCAA AGTAACTCAGCTGCTGGAGCGGCTCAATGAAGTGGTGGAGAAAAGTAACTTGTTCGATCCAGATCACGCCGGACTGGAAGAGGAGCTGGAGTCGCTGCGGCGTCGCCTGGAGTCTCTGGGCAGCAACGAACCCACCGCTATGGAGACTCACTTCAGCAATCGGGCCG CTCCTGGCTTCACGCTGGACTCGGCTGCCAAGGACAAGATGGACTTCCACCAGTTTCTCACCCAGAACCTCTCTTTGTCCAATGAGACGGCCGAACTCTTGACTGGCTCCAGGGTGAACCTCAAAGAG GTGTATCGGCTGTTCTTTGGCACATCGCCTGGCTCTTTGGATGCATTTCAAGAGCCTTGGGACCGATTCAACGCAGCGGAGAAGCTTCTTCACCTGGAG GAAGGCCTCCTGGGAAGTTTGAGGAACACCGAAGATGGTCTCGTTCGCCAAGCGCTGCGATACCCACAGGAAGGTTCGCACAAGAAGGCTCTGATCCACCTCCTCTCCCAGGCCTTTGGCCTCCCCAGTCCAGCGGCAGAGACCACCAGTCCCTATGGCCCTCAAGCCTTTGTGAAGGACATGGAG AATATCCTTTTCACGCCTGCCGTGCTAGAGAGCCTCACTTGCCATCCGGGCCAGTTGAAACGCCTCTTGATGGTCCCGGAAAGGCAGCATCCGCTCCTGCGAGCATATCAGGCGGCCGTCTGCAACCGGAGCGTCAGCCTGCGCAAAGATTATTTTGGACAGCTGGCAGCAGAGTTGAAGGAACAGCTGGATGCACCCAAGATCATCAACCAG CTAAAACTCAACGAGGTGAACGGCACGGTGGCACGGAGCCGCCTGCACGCCTTGCTGGAAGACCTCATGGAGATGCAGAACGTCCTGAAGGAGGTGGACATCCTTTCGGCTTTAGCCAAGCTGCTGCCCAAGGGGGCATGTGCTGCCAAAATGGCCCCCAGTGTCTCCAATGCCACCAGTCCCACTGGAGGGAACTTCACCTCGGGCACCAACTCCAGCTTGGAGGATGGCAAAGGGGAGGGTGAGACCCCCACGGAAGACCCCCAAGGCCAGTGTTCGGCCTTCGTCCAACTCTGGGCCGGGCTCCAGCCCATTCTCTGTGGCAACAACCG GACTATTGAGCCGGAGGCCCTGAAACAAGGGAACATGAGCTCTTTGGGGTTCACCAGCAAAGAGCAGCGGAATTTGGGGCTCCTCGTCCACCTCATGACCAGTAACCCCAAAATCCTATACTCCCCCATCGGCACTGAAGTGGACAAGGTCATCCTGAAG GCCAATGAGACCTTTGCATTCGTGGGGAATGTGACCCGCTACGCTCAGGTCTGGCTGAACGTTTCGGCCGAGATCCGCGGCTTTCTGGAGGAGGGCAAGTTGCAACAACGGATCCGGTGGCTGCGGCAG ATCGCTGCAGATCTTCAGAAGCACCCTGAGATCCTCAATGTTTCAGACAGCGACCTGCTCAACAACTTCATGGAAAGTAACTTCTCCTTGCCCAACACCAGCACTCTCTTGTCCCAGCTGGACACCATAGACAATGCCGCCTGCGGCTGGATCCAGTTCATGTCCAAG GTCAGTGTGGACATCTTCAAGGGTTTTCTAGACGAGGAGAGCATTGTGAACTACACCTTGAACCAAGCCTACCAAGACAACGTCACAGTGTTTGCCA GTGTGATCTTCCAGACCAACAAGGACGGCACCCTCCCTCCCCACGTCATGTACAAGATCCGCCAAAACTCCAGCTTCACAGAGAAGACCAATGAGATCCGCCGCGCATATTGGAGGCCTGGACCGAATACAGGGGGGCGCTTCTACTTCCTTTACGGCTTCGTCTGGATCCAAG ATATGATGGAAAGAGCGATCATCAATACCTTTGTAGGACATGACGTTGTTGAACCCGGGAACTATGTGCAGATGTTTCCGTATCCTTGCTACACCCGAGACGA CTTCCTGTTTGTCATAGAGCACATGATGCCCCTCTGTATGGTCATCTCCTGGGTCTACTCAGTGGCCATGATGATTCAGCACATTGTGGCTGAGAAGGAGCACCGCTTGAAAGAG GTGATGAAGATGATGGGCCTGAACAATGCTGTCCACTGGGTGGCCTGGTTCATCACAGGTTTCGTCCAGCTGTCCATCTCGGTCACTGCTCTGACTGCCATCCTCAAGTATGGGAAGGTGCTGATGCACAGCGACGTCTTCATCATCTGGCTCTTCCTGGCCATCTACGCTGTGGCCACCATCATGTTCTG TTTCCTCATCTCTGTGCTCTACTCCAAAGCCAAGCTGGCCTCGGCGTGCGGCGGCAtcatctacttcctcagctaCGTCCCTTACATGTACGTTGCCATCCGGGAAGAAGTGGCACACGATAAGATCACCGCCTTTGAGAAGTGCATTGCG TCCCTGATGTCCACCACAGCCTTTGGCCTGGGCTCTAAGTACTTTGCCCTCTATGAGGTGGCTGGCGTGGGCATCCAGTGGCACACCTTCAGCCAGTCACCTGTCGAAGGGGACGATTTCAACCTCCTCCTCTCCATGATGATGCTCATCATTGACGCCGTGGTCTATGGGGTGCTCACCTGGTACATTGAGGCTGTGCACCCAG GCATGTATGGCCTTCCGCGGCCCTGGTACTTCCCGCTGCAGAAGTCCTACTGGCTGGGAAATGGGCGCATCGAGACGTGGGAGTGGACATGGCCCTGGTCAAGAACCACGCGCCTGAGCATCATGGAGGAAGACCAAGCGTGCGCCATGGAGAACCGGAGGCTGG AGGAGACCCGGGGTATTGAGGAGGAGCCCACCCATCTCCCGCTGGTGGTTTGCGTGGACAAACTGACCAAGATCTACAAGACGGACAAGAAGATGGCTCTGAACAAGCTCAGTCTCAACCTCTACGAGAACCAAGTGGTGTCCTTCTTGGGTCATAATGGAGCTGGCAAGACCACCACCAT GTCCATCTTGACCGGCCTCTTCCCTCCAACCTCTGGCTCTGCCACCATTTACGGTTATGACATTCGGACAGAGATGGACGAGATCCGGAAGAACCTGGGCATGTGCCCCCAGCACAATGTCCTCTTTGACAAGCTGACAGTGGAGGAGCACTTGTGGTTCTACTCACAGCTAAAGGGCATGGCTGAAGAGGAGATCCGCAAGGAGATGGACAA AATGATCGAAGACCTGGAGCTGACCCACAAGTGCCACTCCTTGGTGCAGACACTCTCTGGGGGGATGAAAAGAAAGCTATCGGTAGCCATCGCCTTCGTGGGAGGATCCCGGGCAGTCATCTTGGATGAACCCACTGCTGGTGTGGACCCCTATGCACGGAGGGCTATTTGGGACATCATTCTCAAATATAAGCAAG GAAGGACCATCCTTCTCTCGACCCACCACATGGATGAGGCTGACCTTCTGGGCGACCGCATCGCCATCATCTCTCACGGGAAGCTGAAATGCTGCGGCTCCCCGCTTTTTCTGAAGGGCACCTACGGCGATGGGTACAAGCTGACCGTGGTCAAGAAGCAGTCAGACTCCCGGATGAACACGG ACTCCGGACAGACCCACAGCCCCCAAGGCCAGTCCTCCATCAGCCCCTGTTCCGAAGTGCGAGTCACCCAGTTCATCAAGAAATACGTGGCTTCGTGTCTCCTGATCTCCAACACCAACACCGAGCTGTCCTACATCCTTCCCAGTGAGGCGGTCAAGAAGGGGTGCTTCGAAAGGCTCTTCCAG CACCTGGAGCACAGCCTGGATGACctggagctgaccagctttggccTGATGGACACAACGCTGGAAGAGGTCTTCCTCAaggtctcagaggaagaccaatCCCTTGAAAACAGTGATGTGG ATGTCAAAGAGTCCAAAAAGGATGCCCTGCCTCTCCCTGACCCTCAGCTGGGTCCCAAACCCGAAGCCAACGGCAAGCTCCTTCTGGGCTCAGAAATGCTTGAGAAACCGGAGGCGGATCGGGGCAACCTGGTGACCTGTTCCCAACTCAGCCAGTCTCAGACGTCGCTGCGCTCCTCGTCTTCGGCCGGCTCCGTGCGCGGCGATGAAGGTGGGGCTTATTCGGAGTTCTATGGGGATTACTCTCCGTTGTTTGATAACCTGCAAGACCCTGATAACATCAGCCTGCAAG ACCAAGAGGCCGACTTGGAAGAGGAGCAAACGCTGGTGGGTCAAGGGAGCTTCAAGTTGGAGGGCTCCTGGCTCAAACTGCGTCAATTCCATGGGCTGATTGTCAAGCGGTTCCACTGCGCCAAGCGCAACACCAAGGCCCTCTTCTCCCAGATCCTCCTGCCTGCCTTTTTCGTCTGCGTGGCCATGACCGTCGCCCTCTCCGTGCCAGAGATCG GAGACCTGCCACCACTCACCCTCTCGCCCTCACAATACCACAACTACACACAACCCAAGGGCAACTTCATCCCTTACGCCAACGAGGAACGTCACGAATACCG GATGAAGCTGTCGCCGGATGCCAGCCCCCAGCAGCTGGTGGGGACCTTCCACTTACCGTCCGGAGTCGGGGCCACCTGTGTTTTGAAGACGGCCTTCAACAGCACTTTGGACCAACTGGTCCAGTCCCTGAACCTCAACAGCAACGAGTCCAAGATGCTGGCGGCCAAGTACTTTGACGCCATGTGCGTGGACTCCTTCACCCAGGGCCTTCCGCTCTCCAACTTCGTTCCTCCGCCTCCATCCCCGGCCCCCTCCGACTACCCCTTCTCTTTGGATGAGGACTTGCTCCGCGCCTGGAACTCCACTCCGTACCCCTCCGCCATCAAAG GGACAGTCACCTCTGCCCCTTCCTTGCCCAGCATCGTCCATGAACCCATCAAGTGCACCTGTTCCATGCAGGGCACTGGCTTCTCCTGCCCCAGCGGAGTCGGTGGCCACCCGCCCCAGATGAAAGTGGTCACCGGAGACATTTTGGTGGACATCACAGGGCGCAATGTCTCCGAGTACTTGCTCTATACTTCAGATCGCTTTCGGCTGCACAG GTACGGAGCAGTGACCTTTGGCAATATCCAGAAAGCCATCCCAGCATCCTTTGGTGTCAAGGCGCCTCCTATGGTTCGGAAAATCGCCGTCCGGAGAACCGCCCAG GTATACTACAACAACAAGGGCTACCACAGTATGCCAACTTACCTTAACACCCTCAACAATGCCATCCTTCGTGCCAACCTGCCTAAGAGCAGGGGGAACCCTGCTGCCTACG GTATCACCTTGACCAACCACCCCATGAACAAAACCAGCGCCAGCCTCTCCTTGGATTACCT CCTCCAAGGGACCGACGTGGTCATTGCCATCTTCATCATTGTGGCCATGTCCTTCGTACCGGCCAGTTTCGTGGTCTTCCTGGTGGCTGAGAAGTCCACCAAAGCCAAGCACCTCCAGTTTGTCAGCGGCTGTGATCCGGTCATCTATTGGCTGGCCAACTACGTCTGGGACATG CTGAACTACTTGGTCCCGGCCACCTGCTGCATCATCATCCTCTTCGTCTTTGACTTACCAGCCTACACTTCGCCCACCAACTTCCCAGCCGtgctttctctcttcctactctatgg tTGGTCCATTACGCCCATCATGTACCCAGCGTCCTTCTGGTTCGAGGTGCCCAGTTCCGCCTACGTCTTCCTCATCGTCATCAACCTCTTCATTGGCATCACGGCCACCGTGGCCACCTTCCTCCTGCAGCTCTTTGAGCATGACAAG GACTTGAAAGTGGTGAACAGCTATTTGAAGAGCTGCTTCCTGATCTTCCCCAACTACAACTTGGGCCATGGGCTGATGGAGATGGCCTACAATGAATACATCAACGAATACTATGCCAAGATTG GTCAATTTGACAAGATGAAGTCACCGTTTGAGTGGGACATCGTGACCCGGGGCTTGGTTGCCATGACCATCGAAGGCTTTGTGGGCTTCTTCATCACCATCATGTGCCAGTATAATTTCCTACGAAAGCCACA GCGCCTTCCGGTGTCCACCAAACCCATTGAAGATGACATAGACGTGGCGAACGAGCGTCAGCGCGTCTTGCGGGGAGACGCTGACAACGACATGCTCAAGATCGAGAACCTCACCAAG GTGTACAAATCCCGCAAGATTGGCCGGATCCTGGCGGTGGACCGGCTGTGCGTGGGCGTCCGGCCGGGAGAATGCTTTGGCTTGCTGGGGGTCAATGGGGCCGGGAAGACCACCACTTTCAAGATGCTGACGGGAGACGAGAGCACGACCGGCGGCGAGGCCTTCATCAATGGACACAG CATCTTGAAGGACCTTCTCCAAGTGCAGCAGAGCCTGGGCTACTGTCCGCAGTTTGATGCCCTCTTTGACGAGTTGACCGCCCAGGAACACCTGGAGCTCTACACCCGGCTGCGGGGCATTCCCTGGAAGGACGAGGAGCGG GTGGTCAAATGGGCACTAAAGAAGCTGGAGTTGAGCAAATATGCTAACAAACCTGCCAGTACCTACAGTGGGGGCAACAAGAGGAAGCTCTCCACCGCGATTGCCCTGATCGGCTACCCGGCCTTCATTTTCCTG GATGAGCCAACTACGGGGATGGATCCCAAAGCCAGGCGTTTCCTATGGAACCTCATCTTGGACATCATCAAAACCGGCCGTTCGGTGGTTCTGACGTCGCATAG CATGGAAGAGTGCGAGGCCCTTTGCACGCGTTTGGCCATCATGGTCAATGGCCGGCTGAAGTGCCTGGGAAGCATCCAGCATCTCAAGAACAG GTTTGGGGATGGCTACATGATCACGGTCCGGACCAAATCCAGCCTGAATGTCAAAGAGGTGGTTCGGTTCTTCAACCGGAACTTTCCGGAAGCCATCCTCAAG GAGAGGCACCACACAAAAGTGCAATACCAGCTGAAGTCCGAGCAGATCTCTCTGGCCCAGGTCTTCAGCAAGATGGAGCAAGTAGTGGACATCCTGGGCATCGAGGACTATTCTGTCAGCCAGACCACACTGGACAAC GTCTTTGTGAACTTTGCCAAGAAGCAGAGCGACAacctggagcagcaggaggcCAGCAGCCCGGCTTGTTCGATGGAGTCCCCTCTGCAGCGCCTCTTGAGCCTCCTTCGGCCGCGGGCGGCGCCAACGGAGCTGCGGTCCCTTGTGGTGGAGGAGCCGGAGGACCTGGAGACCGACGACGAGGGACTGATCAGCTTTGAGGAGGAGAGG GCCCAGCTCTCCTTCAACACGGACACACTTTGCTGA